The following proteins are encoded in a genomic region of Thermoanaerobaculia bacterium:
- a CDS encoding PQQ-dependent dehydrogenase, methanol/ethanol family, translated as MTRSIGRIVVVAAALSPGLAGAAPKPAARPRTAAPSAIPGMLPGIRLLGPVPNGDWTLPAGDLANTRFSPLAQITAQNVKNLKVFTTLSTGIPHGHEGQPLVVNDTMYVVTPFPNNLIAVDLTKPGGGLKWIYEPNPDPKSVGIACCDTVNRGASFADGKVIFNTLDDHTVAVDAETGKEVWKTEVGNINIGETVTMAPLVVKDKVIVGDSGAELGVRGDIMALDVRTGKIVWRAYNTGPDKDVLIGGDFKPFYRKDQGTDLGVKTWTPDQWKLGGATVWGWISYDAETNLIFYGSANPGVWNPDLRPGDNKWSCSIIARDADTGHARWAYQVVAHDAWDYDEIMENILVDMPFGGRTRKLLIHPGRTGFVFVLDRVTGEVLSAESYEPTNWAKGYDLKTGMPIEDPAKRSHEGTVTRDICPSSTGAKDVIPSAFSPRTGLLYIPAHNTCMDYEGVQANYIAGTPYLGANVKMYPGPGGYQGELVAWDVARAKKAWSVKEPKFPVYSGVLATGGDVVFYGTMDGWFKAVDARNGTELWKFKVGSGIVGNPITYLGPDGKQYVAVYSGIGGWMGAVAFPDLSTDDPEAALGVVGAMKDIKNYTGPGDIVYVFGF; from the coding sequence AGCCCGCGGCCCGGCCCCGAACCGCGGCGCCGTCCGCGATCCCCGGAATGCTTCCGGGAATCCGGCTTCTGGGGCCGGTTCCGAACGGGGACTGGACGCTTCCCGCCGGAGATCTCGCCAACACCCGTTTCTCACCTCTGGCGCAGATCACCGCGCAGAACGTCAAGAACCTGAAGGTGTTCACGACGCTCTCGACGGGGATCCCGCACGGCCACGAGGGGCAGCCCCTCGTCGTCAACGACACGATGTACGTGGTCACGCCGTTTCCGAACAACCTCATCGCGGTCGACCTCACGAAGCCGGGCGGAGGGCTCAAGTGGATCTACGAGCCGAATCCCGATCCGAAGTCGGTCGGGATCGCGTGCTGCGACACGGTCAACCGCGGCGCCTCGTTCGCCGACGGGAAGGTGATCTTCAACACCCTCGACGACCACACCGTCGCCGTCGACGCGGAGACGGGGAAGGAGGTCTGGAAAACCGAGGTCGGCAACATCAACATCGGCGAGACCGTCACGATGGCGCCCCTCGTCGTCAAGGACAAGGTGATCGTCGGCGACAGCGGCGCCGAGCTCGGCGTGCGCGGCGACATCATGGCGCTCGACGTGAGGACCGGGAAGATCGTCTGGCGCGCGTACAACACCGGACCGGACAAGGACGTGCTGATCGGGGGAGATTTCAAGCCGTTCTACAGGAAGGATCAGGGCACGGACCTGGGCGTCAAGACGTGGACGCCGGACCAGTGGAAGCTGGGCGGCGCGACGGTGTGGGGATGGATCTCCTACGACGCGGAGACGAACCTCATCTTCTACGGGAGCGCCAATCCCGGCGTCTGGAATCCGGATCTCCGCCCCGGAGACAACAAGTGGTCCTGCTCGATCATCGCGCGCGATGCCGACACCGGGCATGCCCGCTGGGCCTACCAGGTCGTCGCGCACGATGCCTGGGACTACGACGAGATCATGGAAAACATCCTCGTCGACATGCCGTTCGGCGGCCGGACGAGGAAGCTCCTCATCCATCCGGGGCGCACCGGGTTCGTCTTCGTTCTCGACCGCGTGACCGGCGAGGTCCTTTCCGCGGAGAGCTACGAGCCGACGAACTGGGCGAAGGGCTACGACCTGAAAACGGGGATGCCGATCGAGGACCCCGCCAAGCGCAGCCACGAGGGGACCGTGACGCGCGACATCTGCCCGTCGTCGACCGGGGCCAAGGACGTCATCCCCTCCGCGTTCTCTCCCCGAACGGGACTCCTCTACATTCCCGCGCACAACACCTGCATGGATTACGAAGGCGTGCAGGCGAACTACATCGCGGGGACGCCCTATCTCGGCGCGAACGTGAAGATGTATCCGGGACCCGGCGGCTACCAGGGCGAGCTCGTCGCCTGGGACGTCGCGCGCGCGAAGAAGGCGTGGAGCGTCAAGGAGCCGAAGTTCCCCGTCTACAGCGGCGTCCTCGCGACCGGCGGCGACGTCGTCTTCTACGGGACGATGGACGGCTGGTTCAAGGCGGTCGATGCGCGCAACGGCACCGAGCTCTGGAAGTTCAAGGTCGGATCGGGGATCGTCGGCAATCCGATCACCTATCTCGGGCCGGACGGCAAGCAGTACGTCGCTGTCTATTCGGGGATCGGGGGATGGATGGGAGCGGTCGCTTTCCCCGATCTCTCGACCGACGATCCCGAGGCCGCTCTCGGAGTCGTCGGCGCGATGAAGGACATCAAGAACTACACCGGGCCGGGAGACATCGTCTATGTGTTCGGCTTCTAG